From the Penicillium oxalicum strain HP7-1 chromosome V, whole genome shotgun sequence genome, one window contains:
- a CDS encoding U6 snRNA-associated Sm-like protein LSm6, producing the protein MENGAASEGKDPSAFLSEIIGAPVIVKLNSGVVYKGELQSVDGYMNIALEKTEEFVNGKHRRSYGDAFVRGNNVLYISAA; encoded by the exons ATGGAAAACGGCGCTGCTTCAGAGGGCAAGGATCCCTCGGCCTTTCTGAGTGAAATCATCGGCGCACCGGTGATTGTCAAGCTCAACTCGGGTGTGGTATACAAGG GTGAGCTTCAATCTGTGGATGGCTACATGAACATCGCCCTGGAGAAGACGGAGGAGTTTGTGAATGGGAAGCATCGTCGCAGCTACGGAGATGCCTTTGTGCGTGGTAATAATG TCCTCTACATCTCCGCCGCTTGA
- a CDS encoding Multifunctional methyltransferase subunit trm112, producing the protein MKVITANFVTCSVKDCKTSAASFPLHFHDAELEQLEVDLQPEFIRNILPRIDWESLRITATELGFPALPETKPEGDALNDEQTLKDLHRLLLETSVVEGKLVCGNCGHQYVIKEGIANFLLPSHLV; encoded by the exons ATGAAAGTCATCACCGCCAACTTTGTCACCTGCTCCGTCAAGGACTGCAAGACCTCAGCagcctcttttcctcttcactTTCACGACGCTGAACTTGAGCAATTAGAAGTGGACCTTCAGCCGGAATTTATTCGGAATATTCTTCCCCGCATCGATTGGGAGAGTCTACGAATCACAGCTACAGAG CTTGGCTTCCCTGCCCTCCCCGAAACAAAACCCGAGGGCGATGCATTGAACGACGAACAGACACTCAAGGATCtccaccgtcttcttctAGAAACGTCAGTCGTGGAGGGTAAATTGGTGTGTGGGAATTGCGGACATCAGTACGTGATCAAGGAGGGAATTGCCAATTTCCTATTGCCGAGTCACTTGG TGTGA
- a CDS encoding Histone-lysine N-methyltransferase, H3 lysine-4 specific, with protein MILENRQAFVDFVVFDRFALRREKRAAETPPPSSHRPPGIAPTACLFHVHIPLSALVVKPRRLSRSTSPGLGVPSLLRLQKRPVVKDAAKSSRGRPGRVAISHSMSRASAGFADFFPTAPSVLSQKRGKVRDRRGKSDDGEFQPFDSPTSTGPGAAATGGASFNGAAAGKTDIGQCSSATPAGESLSHKDLNGSWPPAVVDSHAPSQTDTLTPLTNTESSSPRKSTGSPKAMGQALGLRVKAEPTKPSVTPVHTPPTPQSQTRPETVIKGRKIIYDPDLDKRPSKEKRRKPEYAEIIADGQNVPPDPRLAIPNYTRGSGCKQKTKYRPMPYTLKPWPYDRATSIGPGPPSQVVVTGFDPLTPVAPISALFSSFGEIAEINNRTDPITGRFLGICSIRYKDSVSFRGTGPLSAPAATRRAYMECKKEQRIGTRRIRVDLDRDGIVSERMASRAIESQRLASKPGPAAVATIESKPAEVPSKKNEPPPTAPKGPSGRSAMRPGMIIPEGPRAGIRPSAVPSLVEETPILSQIKREPYIFIAHCYVPVLSTTVPHLKKRLKLFDYKSIRCDKTGYYVIFHNSRAGEQETERCFRLCHMQPLFTYIMNMESQPYGNPNYVRSPSPERLLAEQREKAAQERARREAELDIEEEKKQRALDLDPCREVLAVIIRDLRDKLLEDVKSRIAAPTLYDYLDPKRHAARRERLGIASPEGSKRPTFRIGVSSSVGTPDSRSEVSNHREASRSSNLNVLALPRIRKAHGLDRAGAAFVDERRRQPLRPREVRPLYHRLQELHDDDDSDEDQRTPLTRYTEDRSSRPPSRATSVSSASEPDEEYPSDIFDEGTATADDALPEDEVLSPASRKRKRIPGEDDSRKRQRHDEELFSVGPSEDTLEDEHPETPGAVTEGILETKQEAVEIQDELSIADKLLEPHHSELASSKAILDDDIAADEPWETEAEEKPKAEIDWGVSQHEPRATVEDDESIILDLDGWQQLVKDDEDLQFLREVLVDHSASNVGDLSAWAWRQKEIKAVNSTDPKGPTRDNGRSKEDHGGGEVQISPPSDQSPKGPEEREALAKADPQAAAAEAARVAAAKVISKSSSRSNRVNNRRLIADINAQKQALPTSSGEGDVLRFNQLKKRKKPVRFARSAIHNWGLYAEENITANDMIIEYVGEKVRQQVADMRERRYLKSGIGSSYLFRIDENTVIDATKRGGIARFINHSCTPNCTAKIIKVDGSKRIVIYALRDIERDEELTYDYKFEREWDSDDRIPCLCGSTGCKGFLN; from the exons ATGATCCTGGAGAACCGGCAGGCATTCGTAGACTTTGTTGTGTTTGACAGGTTTGCGCTGCGACGGGAAAAAAGAGCAGCCGAGACTCCCCCACCCTCATCTCACCGCCCTCCGGGGATCGCTCCTACCGCCTGCCTGTTCCATGT ACACATCCCCCTTTCCGCCCTTGTGGTCAAGCCTCGTCGCCTTTCCCGATCAACCTCCCCGGGACTCGGAGTCCCCAGTCTTTTGCGCTTGCAAAAAAGACCCGTGGTCAAGGATGCTGCCAAGTCGTCGCGAGGCCGTCCCGGGCGTGTAGCCATATCTCACAGCATGTCACGCGCCTCGGCCGGGTTTGCGGATTTTTTCCCCACCGCGCCATCAGTCCTTTCGCAGAAGCGTGGCAAGGTTAGAGATCGGCGAGGCAAGAGTGACGATGGCGAGTTCCAGCCGTTTGATTCCCCAACATCGACCGGGCCCGGAGCAGCCGCGACGGGCGGGGCGTCATTCAATGGCGCTGCGGCTGGGAAGACAGATATCGGCCAATGCTCATCGGCCACGCCGGCGGGGGAGTCGCTCAGTCATAAGGATCTCAATGGATCATGGCCGCCGGCCGTCGTCGACTCCCATGCCCCATCTCAAACCGACACGTTAACCCCCCTCACCAACACAGAATCGTCTTCACCACGGAAATCCACTGGCTCACCCAAAGCGATGGGCCAGGCCCTTGGCCTTCGGGTCAAAGCAGAACCAACCAAACCCTCAGTCACCCCCGTTCACACCCCGCCGACCCCTCAATCTCAAACGCGCCCGGAGACGGTGATCAAGGGGCGTAAAATCATATATGACCCGGACCTGGACAAGCGACCGTCCAAGGAGAAGCGTCGCAAGCCAGAGTATGCCGAGATTATCGCAGATGGTCAGAATGTGCCGCCGGATCCCCGTTTGGCAATTCCCAACTACACTCGTGGGTCAGGCTGCAAGCAAAAGACGAAATATCGACCGATGCCATACACATTAAAACCATGGCCATACGATCGGGCGACAAGCATTGGGCCAGGCCCTCCCTCGCAGGTCGTGGTGACGGGCTTTGATCCACTGACCCCCGTTGCCCCCATCAGCGCGCTCTTTTCGAGCTTTGGTGAGATCGCGGAAATCAACAATCGGACGGATCCCATAACTGGCCGATTTCTGGGGATTTGCTCAATCAGATACAAGGACAGTGTTTCCTTTCGTGGCACGGGACCCCTTTCAGCCCCCGCCGCGACGCGCCGCGCTTACATGGAATGCAAAAAGGAGCAGCGCATTGGGACCCGCCGAATTCGCGTTGACCTGGATCGAGATGGAATTGTGTCAGAGCGCATGGCTTCGCGAGCGATCGAGTCGCAACGCCTGGCCTCCAAGCCCGGACCCGCGGCCGTGGCCACCATCGAATCGAAACCGGCCGAAGTCCCTTCTAAGAAGAACGAACCTCCTCCCACTGCCCCCAAGGGTCCATCCGGTCGTTCTGCCATGCGTCCAGGAATGATCATCCCAGAGGGACCCCGCGCGGGCATTCGACCATCGGCCGTCCCATCCTTGGTCGAAGAAACTCCGATTCTCAGCCAAATAAAACGGGAACCCTACATTTTCATTGCTCACTGCTACGTTCCCGTTCTCAGCACCACCGTGCCCCATCTCAAGAAGCGACTGAAACTATTCGACTACAAATCCATCCGATGCGACAAGACAGGCTACTACGTTATATTTCATAATTCTCGCGCCGGCGAGCAGGAAACCGAAAGATGCTTCCGGCTGTGCCACATGCAACCCCTCTTCACCTACATCATGAACATGGAAAGTCAACCCTACGGCAACCCCAATTACGTGCGCAGTCCGAGCCCCGAACGACTACTCGCCgaacaaagagagaaagcggCTCAGGAGCGAGCGAGGAGAGAGGCCGAGCTGGAcattgaggaggagaagaaacagCGGGCCTTGGATCTGGATCCCTGTCGGGAGGTGTTGGCGGTGATAATCCGGGACTTGCGAGATAAGCTGCTCGAAGATGTCAAGTCCCGCATCGCTGCGCCAACCTTGTACGACTATCTCGATCCCAAGCGCCACGCAGCTCGGCGTGAACGACTCGGGATCGCTAGTCCCGAAGGTTCGAAGCGGCCAACTTTCCGAATCGGAGTCAGTAGTTCAGTGGGCACTCCCGATTCTCGATCCGAAGTCTCCAATCACCGCGAGGCTTCACGATCCTCCAACCTCAATGTGCTGGCTCTTCCGCGTATACGAAAAGCTCACGGCCTCGACCGTGCAGGGGCGGCCTTTGTGGATGAACGCCGTCGGCAGCCTCTCCGGCCCAGAGAGGTGCGCCCTCTCTACCATCGACTGCAAGAACTgcacgatgatgatgactccGATGAGGATCAGAGGACCCCCCTCACGCGATACACGGAAGATCGGAGTAGTCGGCCTCCCAGTCGTGCAACGTCTGTCTCATCTGCCTCGGAGCCAGATGAGGAGTACCCCTCTGATATCTTTGATGAAGGTACTGCGACCGCGGATGATGCCTTGCCTGAAGATGAAGTCCTTTCACCAGCCTcgcggaagaggaagcgCATACCAGGAGAGGATGATTCTCGAAAACGGCAACGACACGACGAAGAGCTCTTTAGCGTCGGTCCTTCAGAAGACACGCTTGAAGATGAACATCCAGAGACACCGGGGGCCGTTACCGAGGGTATCCTTGAGACGAAGCAAGAGGCAGTTGAGATTCAGGACGAGCTGTCAATTGCCGACAAGCTACTCGAGCCTCATCACTCCGAGCTCGCCAGCAGCAAGGCCATCCTGGACGATGACATTGCGGCTGACGAGCCCTGGGAGACAGAAGCTGAAGAGAAGCCCAAAGCTGAGATCGACTGGGGAGTGTCTCAGCACGAGCCGCGGGCTACCGTtgaggacgatgagagtATCATTCTTGACTTGGATGGCTGGCAAcagctggtcaaggatgatgaagacctTCAATTCCTCCGTGAAGTTCTGGTCGACCATTCTGCTTCCAACGTCGGTGATTTGAGCGCTTGGGCCTGGCGACAAAAGGAGATCAAGGCCGTCAACTCAACGGACCCCAAGGGCCCTACCCGTGAC AACGGAAGGTCGAAAGAGGATCATGGAGGCGGAGAAGTCCAAATATCTCCCCCATCGGATCAAAGTCCAAAAGGCCCCGAGGAGCGGGAGGCCTTGGCCAAAGCGGACCCGCAGGCTGCCGCTGCCGAGGCGGCCAGAGTTGCGGCCGCCAAGGTCATCTCCAAGTCTTCCTCGCGATCAAATCGTGTCAACAATCGGCGACTCATTGCCGACATCAATGCTCAGAAGCAAGCCTTGCCCACGTCGAGCGGTGAAGGAGACGTTCTGCGCTTCAACCAGCTCAAGAAGCGGAAGAAGCCCGTACGATTTGCGCGATCCGCCATTCACAATTGGGGACTATACGCCGAGGAGAATATCACTGCTAATGATATGATCATTGAGTACGTCGGTGAAAAGGTACGGCAGCAAGTGGCGGACATGCGCGAGCGCCGGTATCTCAAGAGCGGAATCGGAAGTAGTTACCTTTTCCGTATCGATGAGAATACGGTGATTGACGCCACGAAGCGCGGTGGTATTGCGCGATTCATCAACCACAGCTGCACGCCAAACTGTACggccaagatcatcaaggtcGACGGGAGTAAGCGCATCGTCATTTATGCGCTCCGGGACATTGAACGAG ACGAAGAACTTACCTATGATTACAAGTTTGAACGCGAATGGGATAGCGATGATCGCATTCCCTGTCTCTGTGGTTCCACGGGGTGCAAAGGTTTCCTCAACTGA
- a CDS encoding Glutamine--fructose-6-phosphate aminotransferase → MCGIFGYINYLVERDRQFIIDTLLNGLSRLEYRGYDSAGMAVDGDKKNEVQAFKEVGKVAKLRELIAESKPNMAKTFESHAGISHTRWATHGTPSRQNCHPHRSDPTWEFSVVHNGIITNYKELKALLESKGLRFETETDTECIAKLAKYLYDQHPDIEFTVLAKAVIKELEGAFGFALVVGVRTTKKMKVDFVDVEFSEDGPLPAEQASQNVALKKSAASLLAPPDKSLLHRSQSRAFLSDDGIPQPAEFFLSSDPSAIVEHTKKVLYLEDDDIAHIHDGQLNIHRLTKDDGTSNVRAIQTIELELQEIMKGKFDHFMQKEIFEQPESVVNTMRGRLDVANQMVTLGGLRQYISTIRRCRRLIFIACGTSYHSCMAVRGVFEELTEIPIAVELASDFLDRQAPVFRDDTCVFVSQSGETADSLMALRYCLERGALTVGIVNVVGSSISLLTHCGVHINAGPEIGVASTKAYTSQFVAMVMFALSLSEDRASKQKRREEIIEGLGKVSDQFREILKLNEPIKEMCAKFFKDQKSLLLLGRGAQYPTALEGALKIKEISYLHCEAVMSGELKHGVLALVDENVPIIMILTRDNLFTKSLNAYQQVIARGGRPIVICNEDDPEFSSAQTEKIVVPKTVDCLQGLLNVIPLQLISYWLAVGEGLNVDFPRNLAKSVTVE, encoded by the exons ATGTG TGGAATCTTCGGCTACATCAACTACCTGGTCGAGCGTGACCGCCAGTTCATCATTGACACACTTCTCAATG GTCTGTCAAGATTGGAGTACCGTGGTTACGACTCCGCCGGTATGGCGGTCGATGGTGACAAGAAGAATGAAGTGCAGGCTTTCAAGGAAGTCGGCAAGGTCGCCAAGCTGCGTGAGCTCATTGCCGAGTCCAAGCCCAATATGGCCAAGACCTTCGAGTCCCATGCCGGTATCTCTCACACCCGCTGGGCCACCCACGGCACCCCTTCTCGCCAGAACTGCCACCCCCACCG ATCTGACCCCACCTGGGAGTTCTCCGTCGTTCACAATGGTATCATCACCAACTACAAGGAACTGAAGGCCCTGCTGGAGAGCAAGGGCCTCCGCttcgagaccgagaccgacaCCGAGTGTATCGCCAAGCTGGCCAAGTACTTGTACGACCAGCACCCGGACATTGAGTTCACCGTCCTCGCCAAGGCGGTGATCAAGGAGCTGGAAGGCGCTTTCG GGTTCGCCCTGGTCGTCGGTGTGCGCACcaccaagaagatgaaggtggACTTTGTCGATGTCGAATTCTCAGAAGATGGCCCTCTTCCCGCGGAGCAGGCCTCCCAGAACGTCGCTCTCAAGAAGTCGGCCGCCAGTCTGCTGGCTCCTCCCGACAAGTCCCTCCTGCACCGTTCTCAGTCCCGCGCGTTCCTGTCCGACGACGGAATCCCCCAGCCCGCCGAGTTCTTCCTGTCCTCTGATCCCTCCGCCATCGTCGAGCACACCAAGAAGGTGCTCTACCTCGAGGACGATGACATTGCTCACATCCACGATGGACAGCTCAACATCCACCGACTCACCAAGGACGACGGCACCTCCAACGTCCGTGCCATTCAGACCATCGAGCTGGAGCTCCAGGAGATCATGAAGGGCAAGTTCGACCACTTCATGCAGAAGGAGATCTTCGAGCAGCCCGAGTCCGTGGTCAACACCATGCGTGGTCGTCTGGACGTTGCGAACCAAATGGTCACTCTGGGTGGTCTTCGCCAATACATCTCCACCATTCGCCGCTGTCGTCGTCTGATCTTCATCGCCTGCGGTACCAGCTACCACTCGTGCATGGCGGTGCGTGGTGTGTTTGAGGAGCTGACGGAGATCCCCATTGCAGTGGAGCTGGCCTCCGACTTCTTGGATCGTCAGGCTCCCGTCTTCCGTGATGACACTTGCGTATTTGTGTCTCAGTCCGGCGAGACTGCCGATTCCCTCATGGCTCTGCGCTACTGTCTGGAGCGTGGCGCCTTGACCGTCGGTATCGTCAACGTCGTCggctcctccatctccctcCTGACCCACTGCGGTGTGCACATCAACGCTGGTCCCGAGATTGGTGTGGCCTCCACCAAGGCATACACCTCTCAATTCGTGGCCATGGTCATGTTCGCCTTGTCCCTGAGCGAGGACCGTGCGTCGAAGCAGAAGCGCCGCGAGGAGATCATTGAGGGTCTCGGCAAGGTCTCGGACCAGTTCCGCGAGATTCTGAAGCTGAATGAGCCTATCAAGGAGATGTGCGCCAAGTTCTTCAAGGATCAGAAGAGTCTGCTCCTTCTGGGACGTGGCGCTCAGTATCCCACTGCGCTCGAAG GTGCgctcaagatcaaggagatttCCTACCTCCACTGCGAGGCTGTCATGTCCGGTGAATTGAAGCATGGTGTTCTTGCCCTGGTTGACGAGAATGtgcccatcatcatgatcctCACTCGGGACAACCTCTTCACCAAGTCTCTGAATGCGTACCAGCAGG TCATTGCCCGTGGTGGTCGCCCCATTGTCATCTGCAACGAGGATGACCCCGAGTTCTCCTCGGCCCAGACCGAGAAGATTGTTGTACCAAAGACTGTCGACTGTCTGCAGGGTCTGTTGAACGTCATCCCTCTGCAGCTGATCTCCTACTGGTTGGCTGTGGGTGAAGGTCTGAATGTCGACTTCCCTCGTAACTTGGCCAAGTCTGTCACGGTCGAGTAA
- a CDS encoding 6,7-dimethyl-8-ribityllumazine synthase gives MTSIKGPGAPETFDGSDLRIAIVHARWNTQIIDSLVAGAKKSLFAAGVKEENITIQTVPGSYELPIGVQRLNPSPPLFSSLLFPSFHTDPGNPSAKVYIGKTSSLYAASQVQASQTGEGISATDLLSASTSDLSKSANAPSTPQKKAFDAIIAIGVLIKGATMHFEYIADAVSHGLMRVQLDSGVPVIFGLLTVLTEEQGLERAGLGNGGMHNHGEDWGSAAVELGVKRRDWSEGKIL, from the exons ATGACCAGCATCAAGGGCCCCGGCGCACCAGAGACCTTCGACG GCTCTGATCTGCGCATTGCCATCGTGCATGCTCGCTGGAACACCCAGATCATTGACAGCTTGGTCGCCGGTGCCAAGAAGAGCTTGTTCGCTGCTGGTGTCAAGGAGGAGAACATTACCATTCAGACTGTTCCGGGCAGTTATGAGTTGCCAATTGGTGTGCAGCG ATTGaacccctcccctcccctcttctcttctcttctcttcccttctttccatACGGACCCAGGGAATCCATCTGCTAAAGTTTACATCGGGAAAACATCCAGTCTCTACGCCGCCTCTCAAGTCCAAGCCAGCCAGACCGGTGAAGGTATTAGCGCCACAGACCTTCTCTCCGCATCTACCTCTGACCTGAGCAAATCGGCCAACGCTCCATCCACGCCCCAGAAGAAGGCATTCGacgccatcatcgccattgGCGTGTTGATCAAGGGTGCCACGATGCACTTTGAATATATTGCCGATGCGGTCAGCCACGGCCTGATGCGGGTGCAGTTGGATTCTGGAGTGCCCGTGATCTTTGGTCTGTTGACGGTGTTGACGGAGGAGCAGGGGTTGGAGAGAGCTGGGTTGGGCAATGGGGGGATGCACAATCATGGTGAGGATTGGGGGAGTGCGGCGGTGGAGTTGGGTGTGAAGCGTCGGGATTGGTCTGAGGGGAAGATTCTTTAG
- a CDS encoding putative proteasome subunit alpha type-7, with protein MTSIGTGYDLSNSVFSPDGRNFQVEYAVKAVENGGTAIGIRCKDGVVLAVEKIITSKLLKPGANKRIATVDRHVGIVSAGLIPDGRHFVSRARDEASSWRSTYKGPIPTSALANRLGGYVQAYTLYSSVRPFGVTSIVAGWDSEAELAVDGQVGSGPNSGAGGKVKGAKAGGPGLYMVEPSGLYWGYYGAATGKGRQAAKAELEKLDLSSGKLSLMEGVKEAARIIYVAHEDSKDKEFELEMSWISSLDGPTKGRHEEVPKDVLEEAEKAARRALDEDVDEEADKPAGEQMEE; from the exons ATG ACATCAATCGGTACGGGTTACGATCTTTCCAACTCGGTGTTTTCACCAGACGGCCGCAACTTTCAG GTGGAATATGCTGTCAAGGCGGTCGAGAACGGCGGCACAGCTATCGGTATTCGATGCAAGGATGGTGTCGTGTTGGCTGTGGAGAAAATCATCACCAGTAAACTTCTGAAGCCTGGGGCGAATAAGAGAATCGCAACTGTCGATCGTCATGTTGGCATT GTATCGGCCGGTTTGATTCCCGATGGTCGTCATTTCGTTTCCCGCGCCCGCGACGAAGCCTCCTCGTGGAGAAGTACATACAAGGGTCCTATCCCGACCTCGGCACTGGCGAACCGTCTCGGTGGCTACGTACAAGCATACACTCTGTACTCCAGTGTACGGCCATTTGGTGTGACCTCCATTGTCGCAGGATGGGACAGCGAGGCGGAGCTCGCCGTTGATGGTCAGGTGGGCTCCGGACCCAATTCGGGTGCCGGCGGTAAGGTCAAGGGTGCCAAGGCTGGCGGGCCGGGTCTATACATGGTTGAGCCGAGTGGGTTGTACTGG GGATACTACGGTGCTGCCACCGGAAAGGGACGGCAAGCGGCCAAGGCCGAGTTGGAAAAATTGGATCTCAGCTCGGGGAAGCTTTCGTTGATGGAGGGTGTCAAGGAGGCTGCTCGTATTATCTACGTTGCCCACGAAGACAGCAAGGACAAGGAGTTTGAATTGGAAATGTCCTGGATCAGCTCGCTGGACGGTCCCACCAAGGGTCGACACGAGGAAGTGCCCAAGGATGTcctcgaggaagccgagaagGCCGCTCGACGGGCTCTGGACGAGGatgtggacgaggaagcAGATAAGCCTGCCGGTGAGCAGATGGAAGAGTAA
- a CDS encoding Isocitrate dehydrogenase [NAD] subunit 1: MLARTAQPARTLLRSASVAPSFARSIPARTFATVQSDIFKPTKYGGKYTVTLIPGDGIGAEVAESVKTIFKADNVPIEWEQVDVSGVDTGNKHSEELFRESLASLKRNKLGLKGILHTPIERSGHQSFNVALRQELDIYASISLIKNIPGYETRHKNVDLCIIRENTEGEYSGLEHQSVQGVVESLKIITRAKSERIAKFAFSFALANNRKKITCIHKANIMKLADGLFRSTFHKVAEDYPTLEVNDMIVDNASMQAVSRPQQFDVMVMPNLYGGILSNIAAALVGGPGVVPGCNMGRDVAVFEPGCRHVGLDIKGKDQANPSALILSGSMLLRHLGLDDHANRISKAVYDVIGEGKTRTRDMGGQATTHEFTRAVLDKMESSL, translated from the exons ATGCTTGCTCGCACGGCCCAGCCTGCCCGG ACTCTGCTTCGCAGCGCCTCCGTGGCTCCCTCCTTCGCTCGCTCCATCCCCGCGAGAA CTTTCGCGACCGTTCAGTCGGACATCTTCAAGCCCACCAAGTATGGCGGCAAGTACACGGTCACTCTGATTCCCG GTGATGGTATCGGTGCTGAGGTCGCCGAGTCGGTCAAGACCATTTTCAAGGCCGATAACGTTCCCATTGAGTGGGAGCAGGTTGATGTGAGCGGTGTTGACACTGGCAACAAGCACTCCGAGGAGCTCTTCCGCGAGTCGCTCGCTTCCCTCAAGCGCAACAAGCTCGGTCTGAAGGGTATCCTCCACACCCCCATTGAGCGCTCCGGCCACCAGTCCTTCAACGTCGCTCTCCGCCAGGAGCTGGACATCTACGCCTCCATTTCCTTGATCAAGAACATCCCCGGCTACGAGACCCGCCACAAGAATGTCGACCTGTGCATCATCCGTGAGAACACCGAGGGTGAGTACTCTGGTCTCGAGCACCAGTCCGTCCAGGGTGTCGTCGAGTCcctcaagatcatcacccgTGCCAAGTCCGAGCGCATCGCCAAGTTCGCCTTCAGCTTCGCTCTCGCCAACaaccgcaagaagatcacCTGTATCCACAAGGCCAACATCATGAAGCTCGCCGACGGTCTCTTCCGCAGCACCTTCCACAAGGTTGCCGAGGACTACCCTACTCTTGAGGTCAACGACATGATTGTCGACAACGCCTCCATGCAGGCTGTCTCCCGTCCCCAGCAGTTCGACGTCATGGTCATGCCCAACCTGTACGGTGGTATCCTGTCCAACATCGCCGCCGCTCTCGTCGGTGGCCCCGGTGTCGTTCCCGGCTGCAACATGGGCCGCGATGTTGCCGTCTTCGAGCCCGGCTGCCGTCACGTCGGTCTCGACATCAAGGGCAAGGACCAGGCCAACCCCAGTGCTCTGATCCTCTCTGGCTCCATGCTCCTCCGCCACCTCGGTCTCGATGACCACGCCAACCGCATCTCCAAGGCTGTCTACGACGTTATTGGCGAGGG CAAGACTCGCACTCGCGACATGGGTGGTCAGGCTACCACCCACGAGTTCACTCGTGCCGTTCTGGACAAGATGGAGTCTTCTCTGTAA